The Mesorhizobium sp. NBSH29 genome has a segment encoding these proteins:
- a CDS encoding IS5 family transposase — MGPSDPDVRFHHCARPCLGSGRKGGQQGQALGRSRGGFTTKIHAKADNSGDIIAFDLTGGQVADTTRFETLLDIGPDITPRAALGDKGYSSKANRAAARTRGIAPVIPHKANEKNRPAFFAQTLYKARARIEQGFGRLKRFKRVALRCEKTARNFRSIVSFAAGLCLIKFVHTA, encoded by the coding sequence ATCGGCCCATCTGATCCAGATGTTCGATTCCACCATTGTGCGCGCCCATGTCTCGGCAGCGGGCGCAAAGGGGGGCAGCAAGGCCAGGCGCTCGGCCGCTCGCGCGGCGGGTTCACAACGAAAATCCACGCCAAGGCGGACAATTCGGGCGACATCATTGCGTTCGATCTGACCGGTGGCCAAGTTGCCGACACAACCCGCTTTGAGACCCTGCTCGACATAGGGCCGGACATCACCCCACGTGCCGCGCTGGGCGACAAAGGCTATTCCAGCAAGGCCAATCGTGCAGCCGCGCGGACACGCGGCATCGCCCCGGTGATCCCTCACAAGGCCAACGAGAAAAACAGGCCAGCCTTCTTCGCCCAGACGCTCTACAAGGCGCGCGCCCGTATCGAACAAGGCTTCGGGCGGCTCAAGCGCTTCAAACGCGTCGCCCTGCGATGCGAAAAGACAGCACGAAATTTCCGCTCAATCGTAAGCTTCGCAGCAGGCCTATGCTTGATCAAATTCGTCCACACGGCCTAA
- a CDS encoding GNAT family N-acetyltransferase produces the protein MTNSLEVTQTPGADDLAHLGAQLSAFNDGDVGPAGRVALCVLVRDEAGVIVAGISGYTAWGWLYIQWLWVDEALRGQKIAGRMLDAAETEAVQRGCHGSYIDTFNHLALKVYQRQGYHPFGALENFPLGRTRTFLSKKLTDSAAG, from the coding sequence ATGACGAACAGCCTTGAGGTTACCCAAACGCCTGGTGCCGACGATCTTGCGCATTTGGGCGCGCAGCTATCGGCGTTTAATGATGGGGATGTCGGACCGGCCGGGCGGGTGGCCCTTTGTGTGCTCGTTCGAGATGAAGCAGGCGTAATTGTGGCTGGGATTTCCGGCTACACCGCGTGGGGATGGCTCTATATACAATGGCTCTGGGTAGACGAGGCGCTGCGAGGCCAGAAAATTGCGGGCCGGATGCTTGATGCCGCAGAGACAGAAGCGGTGCAGCGCGGTTGCCATGGGTCCTATATCGATACGTTCAATCATCTGGCGCTTAAGGTTTATCAGCGTCAGGGGTACCATCCGTTCGGCGCGCTGGAGAATTTCCCCTTGGGCCGTACGCGAACGTTTCTTTCCAAGAAGCTGACTGACAGCGCGGCAGGCTGA
- a CDS encoding autotransporter outer membrane beta-barrel domain-containing protein, with protein MLVLNGTANVLDGSHVFGEFEGIRMWQAHTVTPETMSLHVSNSTVEGRTGAAVMIERREGYPDIPVDVLISNGARLIGGNGNIIQANELSIASIKVDNAQLEGNVAAAESADIDVTIQNHGSIKGTFIGIDALTLNSSGTWKLIGDDTMGHIAMGGGIVELSDGTGAAYNTLTLNTLAGNGTFVMGTNLGATDGDRLIVADAGGATGDHMVHVRNTGIEPSASHEYMLVDTNGGDAVFALRGGLADVGTYKYGLEQRGDDWFLVGTSQTTPGTDTAVGLHGIGPTVFYGELATLRQRMGDLRLNGGQDGTWTRAYGRGFSIKSGAGQVYDQTQWGVSVGADREVTLGGETLLVGGLAGFSRSTIKLDGGSTGDVNSYYGGLYATWMHDSGFYVDGLAKLNSFRDKTHVVMSDGSGAEGSYNAMGFGGQIEIGKHIKMGEHTYIEPFAQLASVTIGGSDYHLDNGMDVANGSMNSLLGRIGVTVGLNHALESGGVLQPYLRLAVAQEFASGGTLRVNETVFSNDLKGFRGEIGAGLAAQIAPNLQITGDFEYASGKHVDQDWGVNFGLRYNF; from the coding sequence ATGCTCGTGCTGAACGGCACCGCAAATGTTCTGGATGGCAGCCATGTCTTTGGCGAGTTTGAGGGCATTAGAATGTGGCAAGCGCATACTGTCACCCCAGAGACCATGTCATTGCATGTGAGCAACTCAACGGTCGAAGGACGTACCGGGGCGGCCGTGATGATTGAGCGGCGCGAGGGCTATCCAGACATACCGGTTGACGTGCTTATCTCTAACGGCGCCCGTCTGATTGGTGGCAATGGCAACATCATTCAGGCTAACGAGCTTAGCATCGCAAGTATCAAGGTAGACAACGCACAACTGGAAGGAAATGTGGCGGCGGCCGAAAGTGCTGACATTGACGTGACAATCCAGAACCATGGCTCGATCAAAGGCACTTTCATTGGCATCGACGCATTAACGCTCAATTCGAGCGGCACCTGGAAGCTGATCGGCGATGATACCATGGGTCACATCGCCATGGGCGGCGGCATCGTAGAACTGAGCGATGGAACGGGCGCCGCCTATAACACGCTGACCCTGAACACACTCGCTGGCAATGGTACCTTCGTCATGGGCACCAATCTTGGTGCCACTGATGGTGATCGCCTGATTGTTGCCGATGCCGGCGGCGCCACCGGCGACCACATGGTGCATGTCAGAAACACCGGCATAGAGCCCTCGGCCTCGCATGAATATATGTTGGTCGACACAAATGGTGGCGACGCCGTATTTGCGTTGCGTGGCGGCTTGGCCGATGTCGGAACCTACAAATACGGCCTCGAGCAACGCGGAGACGACTGGTTTCTGGTCGGAACCAGCCAGACGACGCCTGGAACAGATACTGCAGTTGGCCTGCATGGCATCGGCCCCACAGTATTCTACGGCGAACTTGCGACACTGCGCCAGCGCATGGGTGACCTGCGATTGAACGGTGGCCAGGATGGTACTTGGACGCGAGCTTATGGACGCGGGTTCTCGATCAAATCGGGTGCGGGCCAGGTCTATGATCAGACGCAGTGGGGTGTCTCGGTTGGCGCCGATCGCGAAGTGACATTGGGCGGCGAAACCTTGCTTGTTGGCGGGCTGGCAGGTTTCTCACGCTCGACCATCAAACTTGATGGCGGATCTACCGGCGACGTCAACTCCTATTACGGCGGCCTCTACGCCACGTGGATGCACGACAGCGGCTTCTATGTCGATGGACTGGCAAAGCTGAACAGCTTCCGCGACAAAACCCATGTTGTGATGAGCGACGGTAGCGGTGCCGAAGGCAGCTATAATGCGATGGGCTTCGGCGGTCAGATCGAGATCGGCAAGCACATCAAAATGGGCGAACACACCTATATAGAACCGTTCGCGCAACTGGCCAGTGTCACGATTGGGGGCTCCGACTATCACCTGGACAATGGCATGGATGTCGCCAATGGCTCGATGAACTCACTTCTGGGTCGTATCGGCGTCACGGTCGGACTGAACCATGCACTGGAGAGTGGCGGCGTGTTGCAGCCTTATCTGCGTCTGGCAGTAGCGCAGGAGTTCGCATCCGGCGGCACGCTGCGCGTCAACGAAACTGTTTTCTCCAACGACCTGAAAGGATTCCGCGGGGAAATCGGGGCGGGCCTTGCCGCCCAGATAGCGCCAAATCTGCAAATCACCGGCGACTTTGAATATGCCAGCGGAAAGCATGTCGACCAGGATTGGGGCGTCAATTTCGGGCTGCGCTATAACTTCTAA
- the pobA gene encoding 4-hydroxybenzoate 3-monooxygenase codes for MRTQIVIIGSGPSGLLLGQLLHHSGIDAVVLDRATHEHILGRVRAGVLEEGTVALMEQCEAAQRLHAEGLVHDGFSLAFDGVLHRIDLAGLTDGKCVTVYGQTELTRDLMEQRARNGGVSYYQAENAQPHGFDGASPHVTFQHDGVEHRIDCDFIVGCDGFHGVSRKSVPQDAIRTFERVYPFGWLGALAEVPPVDPELIYAHHERGFALCSMRSRSRSRYYIQCGIDERAEDWSDVRFWDELRRRLPEQDAARVTVGETFEKSIVPLRSFVAEPMRFGRLFLVGDAAHIVPPTGAKGLNLAVSDVHYLFEGLREFYAEKSHAGIDAYSQRALSRVWKAVRFSWSMTMLLHRFPDEGCFGAKMQEAELNYLVQSRAATTAMAENYVGLPF; via the coding sequence ATGCGAACGCAAATCGTGATTATCGGGTCTGGCCCGTCAGGGCTCCTGCTGGGGCAGCTGCTTCACCATTCAGGAATTGATGCTGTAGTGCTCGACCGCGCCACCCATGAGCATATTCTTGGCCGGGTGCGCGCCGGCGTACTGGAAGAGGGCACTGTCGCCCTGATGGAGCAATGCGAGGCCGCACAGCGCCTGCATGCCGAAGGCCTGGTGCATGATGGCTTTTCGCTGGCCTTTGACGGGGTCCTCCACCGTATCGATCTTGCCGGGCTGACCGACGGCAAGTGTGTCACCGTTTACGGCCAGACCGAGTTGACGCGTGACCTGATGGAACAACGCGCGCGCAATGGCGGCGTCAGCTACTATCAGGCTGAAAATGCCCAGCCGCATGGATTTGATGGCGCCAGCCCCCATGTGACGTTCCAGCATGATGGCGTGGAGCATCGCATCGATTGCGACTTCATTGTCGGCTGTGACGGGTTTCACGGCGTTTCACGAAAATCGGTGCCGCAGGATGCGATCAGAACGTTTGAGCGGGTCTACCCGTTTGGCTGGCTCGGCGCGTTGGCCGAAGTGCCGCCGGTCGATCCCGAACTGATCTACGCGCACCATGAACGCGGGTTTGCGCTGTGCTCCATGCGCTCGCGCAGCCGCAGCCGTTACTATATTCAGTGCGGTATTGACGAACGGGCGGAGGACTGGAGCGACGTGCGTTTCTGGGACGAGCTGCGCCGGCGTTTGCCCGAACAAGATGCGGCGCGGGTGACAGTAGGCGAGACGTTTGAAAAATCGATCGTTCCGCTGCGCTCCTTCGTGGCCGAGCCGATGCGTTTCGGCAGGCTCTTTCTGGTTGGCGATGCCGCCCATATTGTGCCACCCACCGGGGCCAAGGGTCTCAATCTTGCGGTTAGCGATGTGCACTATCTGTTTGAAGGATTGCGGGAGTTTTACGCTGAGAAGTCACATGCAGGGATTGATGCCTATTCGCAGCGTGCGCTATCCCGGGTGTGGAAGGCAGTACGGTTTTCGTGGTCTATGACCATGCTTCTGCACCGATTTCCGGACGAGGGCTGTTTCGGTGCCAAGATGCAGGAAGCCGAGCTCAACTATCTGGTTCAATCGCGGGCGGCGACAACGGCGATGGCGGAAAACTATGTCGGGCTGCCTTTCTAG
- a CDS encoding RHS repeat-associated core domain-containing protein: MTTVQIDRAVTTFSYDAFGRVAAISTNDGGRSALVTFEYDSLDRETSRSYVLDGIQQNLSLTYDAKDRVTSITLSEKGAVLRAERFSYDLRGRLEIYECEGSQLPLDPYGKEISRQLFSFDVLNNIREVRTTSGDVTNRATYHFENEDPVQLTRVTNSLSDYPAEILLSYDNDGNLITDDCQRTLSYDALGRLERVSGGDGNAINTYRYDALDILTGGLTNSGPDDRFYREGELSNRIHAGQNSTFLRAAGHIVAEMRGEADELLLLAGDTKNSVVSEVGQGHHRRIAYTPYGYRSGYSSNGSDGRPQENPVGYNGEVHEDKTDWQLLGNGYRAYNPILSRFHTPDDRSPFDEGGVNSYAYCEGDPVNFTDPSGHNPIAWLGFVMVAGGIGALVGASRLEEGSGARTALQIGGGIAISLGAVMVVGGAIIGRGTSPGVVGRPVVHKKSSWLTAAQEREMYSENISLPNRSLPGGARAAQSERVAVPTTSVGDASARTQPPLRNAGGRASSSHRKSAPQRDAPLTLSSDQGAREATRSGSNDRTVKWVASQRKLANQTGAGPSVMRTGKIIRQN; the protein is encoded by the coding sequence TTGACAACTGTACAAATCGACAGGGCAGTTACCACGTTTTCCTACGACGCATTTGGACGGGTAGCGGCTATATCCACTAATGATGGTGGGCGCAGCGCGCTGGTAACCTTTGAATATGATTCTTTGGACCGCGAAACATCTCGCAGTTACGTCCTCGACGGTATCCAACAGAACCTGTCATTGACCTATGATGCCAAGGACCGGGTGACGAGCATCACCCTGTCTGAAAAAGGGGCCGTGCTGCGAGCTGAACGCTTTAGCTATGATTTGCGCGGCAGGCTTGAAATCTACGAATGTGAAGGAAGTCAGCTTCCGCTTGATCCCTACGGCAAGGAGATTTCGCGACAGCTATTTTCGTTCGATGTTCTCAACAATATCCGCGAAGTGCGGACCACATCCGGGGATGTAACCAACCGGGCCACCTACCATTTTGAGAATGAAGATCCGGTACAACTTACACGGGTCACCAACTCGCTTTCCGATTACCCAGCCGAGATCCTTCTTTCCTACGACAATGACGGAAATCTTATTACCGATGACTGTCAGCGCACTCTCTCTTATGATGCTTTGGGGCGGCTGGAGCGCGTATCGGGTGGCGATGGCAATGCGATCAATACCTACCGGTATGACGCGCTCGACATCCTGACGGGGGGCTTAACCAATTCCGGGCCAGATGATCGCTTTTATCGGGAGGGCGAGCTTTCCAACCGTATTCATGCGGGTCAAAATTCGACGTTCCTGCGCGCTGCCGGCCACATTGTTGCAGAAATGCGGGGCGAGGCGGATGAACTTCTGCTGCTCGCCGGGGATACCAAGAACAGCGTTGTCAGCGAAGTTGGACAAGGGCACCACCGGCGTATCGCGTACACGCCCTACGGGTACCGCAGTGGTTACTCCTCGAATGGAAGCGATGGAAGGCCGCAGGAGAACCCCGTTGGATATAACGGCGAAGTACATGAAGACAAAACCGACTGGCAACTTCTTGGCAATGGATATCGGGCCTATAATCCCATTCTGTCCCGGTTCCACACGCCTGACGATCGGAGTCCCTTCGACGAAGGTGGCGTCAATTCCTACGCTTACTGCGAGGGTGACCCTGTAAATTTTACGGATCCGAGCGGGCATAATCCGATTGCCTGGCTCGGCTTTGTGATGGTGGCGGGCGGTATCGGGGCCCTGGTGGGTGCTAGCCGGCTGGAAGAAGGCAGTGGGGCTCGAACCGCACTTCAGATAGGTGGCGGCATCGCGATTTCACTGGGAGCCGTGATGGTAGTTGGCGGTGCGATTATCGGACGCGGTACATCGCCAGGAGTAGTTGGCAGGCCCGTTGTTCATAAGAAAAGCTCCTGGCTCACCGCTGCGCAGGAACGCGAAATGTATTCCGAAAATATTTCCTTGCCGAACCGATCCCTTCCGGGAGGCGCTCGCGCCGCCCAGAGCGAACGGGTAGCTGTGCCCACCACTTCCGTTGGCGATGCTTCTGCTCGAACGCAGCCGCCGTTGCGAAATGCGGGCGGTAGAGCGAGTTCCAGCCATCGAAAAAGCGCCCCACAGAGGGACGCTCCCCTAACGCTATCCTCCGACCAGGGCGCCCGAGAGGCAACAAGATCCGGGTCGAATGATCGGACAGTAAAATGGGTGGCCTCCCAACGCAAACTTGCGAACCAGACCGGGGCTGGGCCTTCAGTGATGCGCACGGGCAAGATCATCCGCCAGAACTGA
- a CDS encoding anhydro-N-acetylmuramic acid kinase produces MQPIWAVGLMTGTVLDGNIDVALIRTDGESVVEFGPYALAPYEAAIVRMLEEAQRQARIWNFEGDEPSIFGEAEDALTRAQSAAVATLVADAGMPMTDIGVVGFHGQTVLHRAPTREKIGQTRQLGDGRLMHELLGAKVVYDFRSADISAGGQGAPLAAAYHAALLGASGTSGDTAVLNLGGVGNITWWDGKGDIVAFDTGPANAPINDFIKALGLGEMDRDGALAACGTVDETRLAALLLHPYFTAPYPKSLDRFDFLASMAAGQGPENGAALLTAFAASAVGKALDLLPRRPGKLFVSGGGRHNPTLMAMIERRANVEAVSADTIGWRGDAVEAECFAFLAARTLRGLPISFPSTTGVPASMTGGRIAG; encoded by the coding sequence ATGCAGCCAATCTGGGCCGTCGGCCTGATGACCGGAACCGTGCTTGACGGCAACATTGATGTCGCGCTGATCCGAACCGATGGTGAGAGCGTTGTCGAATTCGGGCCTTACGCCCTCGCACCCTATGAGGCGGCGATCGTTCGGATGCTGGAAGAAGCACAGCGCCAGGCCCGCATCTGGAATTTCGAAGGCGATGAACCCTCAATTTTCGGCGAAGCCGAAGACGCTTTGACCCGCGCGCAGTCGGCCGCCGTTGCCACACTCGTTGCCGATGCCGGTATGCCCATGACAGATATCGGCGTTGTTGGCTTTCACGGCCAGACCGTGCTCCACCGCGCCCCGACACGCGAAAAAATCGGCCAGACACGCCAGCTCGGCGACGGCCGGCTCATGCATGAACTTCTGGGAGCAAAAGTGGTCTATGATTTCCGCTCCGCAGACATTTCTGCTGGCGGTCAGGGCGCTCCGCTTGCCGCCGCCTATCACGCAGCATTGCTCGGTGCCTCGGGCACCAGCGGCGACACCGCGGTTCTGAATTTAGGTGGCGTTGGAAATATCACCTGGTGGGATGGCAAGGGAGACATCGTGGCCTTCGACACCGGCCCTGCCAACGCCCCGATCAACGATTTTATCAAGGCGCTTGGCCTCGGCGAGATGGACCGCGATGGAGCACTTGCTGCGTGCGGCACGGTCGATGAGACACGGCTTGCAGCTCTGTTGCTCCACCCCTACTTCACCGCACCCTACCCAAAATCGCTCGATCGTTTCGACTTCCTGGCGTCCATGGCTGCCGGCCAGGGACCCGAGAACGGCGCGGCACTGCTCACGGCTTTCGCCGCCTCGGCGGTGGGCAAGGCGCTCGACCTTCTCCCGCGCCGGCCAGGAAAACTCTTCGTCAGCGGCGGCGGCCGTCACAACCCAACTCTGATGGCCATGATCGAACGCAGGGCCAACGTGGAAGCAGTCTCCGCCGACACCATCGGCTGGCGCGGCGATGCGGTTGAGGCCGAATGCTTTGCCTTCCTCGCAGCCCGAACCTTGCGCGGCCTGCCCATCAGCTTCCCCAGCACAACTGGAGTTCCGGCTTCGATGACGGGTGGCAGGATCGCGGGTTGA
- a CDS encoding IS5 family transposase — MGPSDPDVRFHHCARPCLGSGRKGGQQGQALGRSRGGFTTKIHAKADNSGDIIAFDLTGGQVADTTRFETLLDIGPDITPRAALGDKGYSSKANRAAARTRGIAPVIPHKANEKNRPAFFAQTLYKARARIEQGFGRLKRFKRVALRCEKTARNFRSIVSFAAGLCLIKFVHTA, encoded by the coding sequence ATCGGCCCATCTGATCCAGATGTTCGATTCCACCATTGTGCGCGCCCATGTCTCGGCAGCGGGCGCAAAGGGGGGCAGCAAGGCCAGGCGCTCGGCCGCTCGCGCGGCGGGTTCACAACGAAAATCCACGCCAAGGCGGACAATTCGGGCGACATCATTGCGTTCGATCTGACCGGTGGCCAAGTTGCCGACACAACCCGCTTTGAGACCCTGCTCGACATAGGGCCGGACATCACCCCACGTGCCGCGCTGGGCGACAAAGGCTATTCCAGCAAGGCCAATCGTGCAGCCGCGCGGACACGCGGCATCGCCCCGGTGATCCCTCACAAGGCCAACGAGAAAAACAGGCCAGCCTTCTTCGCCCAGACGCTCTACAAGGCGCGCGCCCGTATCGAACAAGGCTTCGGGCGGCTCAAGCGCTTCAAACGCGTCGCCCTGCGATGCGAAAAGACAGCACGAAATTTCCGCTCAATCGTAAGCTTCGCAGCAGGCCTATGCTTGATCAAATTCGTCCACACGGCCTAG
- the pcaF gene encoding 3-oxoadipyl-CoA thiolase, whose protein sequence is MTEAYICDYIRTPIGRFGGALASVRADDLGAVPLRALMERNQGVDWAAVDDLIYGCANQAGEDNRNVARMALLLAGLPVDVPGTTVNRLCGSGMDAVTNAARAIKAGEAELMVAGGVESMSRAPFVMPKAETAFSRNAEIYDTTIGWRFVNPVMKKQYGIDSMPETGENVAEQYGISRADQDAFAVRSQEKAVAAQVSGRLGQEITPVSIPQRKGDPVVVDRDEHPRDGTTVESLSRLPTPFRQGGSVTAGNASGVNDGAAALIIASEAAAKKYGLTPIARVLGGAAAGVEPRVMGMGPAPATRKLCARLGLTPDSFDVIELNEAFASQGIAVLRELGLAEDASHINANGGAIALGHPLGMSGARITGTAALELQLRGARRALATMCIGVGQGIAIALERV, encoded by the coding sequence ATGACTGAAGCCTACATCTGCGACTATATCCGTACGCCGATCGGGCGCTTCGGCGGCGCGCTTGCCTCTGTCCGGGCCGATGATCTCGGAGCGGTTCCGCTGCGCGCGTTGATGGAACGTAACCAAGGGGTCGATTGGGCGGCGGTGGATGATCTCATCTATGGCTGCGCAAACCAGGCCGGAGAAGACAACCGGAATGTCGCGCGCATGGCTCTGCTTCTTGCGGGTTTGCCTGTTGATGTGCCGGGCACGACGGTCAACCGGCTGTGTGGATCGGGGATGGATGCGGTGACCAATGCCGCGCGCGCGATCAAAGCCGGCGAGGCCGAGCTGATGGTGGCCGGTGGCGTGGAATCCATGTCGCGGGCGCCGTTTGTCATGCCCAAGGCCGAAACCGCCTTTTCTCGAAACGCTGAAATCTATGACACGACCATTGGCTGGCGCTTCGTCAATCCGGTGATGAAGAAGCAGTATGGTATCGATTCCATGCCCGAAACCGGAGAGAATGTCGCCGAGCAATACGGCATCAGCCGTGCTGACCAGGACGCCTTCGCGGTGCGCAGCCAGGAGAAGGCCGTCGCGGCGCAGGTGAGTGGAAGGTTGGGGCAGGAAATCACGCCGGTATCCATTCCGCAGCGCAAGGGTGATCCGGTGGTGGTGGACCGTGACGAGCATCCGCGTGACGGCACCACAGTGGAATCGCTCTCCAGGCTGCCGACGCCATTTCGGCAAGGAGGCAGTGTGACGGCCGGCAATGCGTCTGGGGTCAACGACGGTGCGGCAGCTCTCATCATCGCGTCGGAGGCGGCTGCGAAGAAATACGGACTGACACCGATAGCGCGTGTGCTGGGCGGCGCGGCGGCCGGTGTGGAGCCGCGCGTTATGGGCATGGGGCCGGCGCCGGCGACCCGGAAACTGTGCGCAAGGCTCGGCCTGACGCCAGATTCTTTTGATGTGATTGAGCTGAATGAGGCTTTCGCCTCGCAGGGGATCGCGGTGTTGCGTGAACTCGGCCTTGCAGAGGATGCGTCACATATAAACGCAAATGGCGGCGCGATTGCGCTTGGTCATCCGCTTGGAATGTCGGGTGCGCGCATCACCGGGACAGCTGCGCTGGAACTCCAGTTGCGTGGTGCGCGTCGTGCACTCGCCACAATGTGCATCGGCGTCGGACAGGGAATTGCCATCGCGCTCGAACGCGTGTGA
- a CDS encoding SDR family oxidoreductase has protein sequence MTFPLFDLAGQRALITGSSQGIGFALAQGLGAHGATLVINGRNSERVEEAVSRLLAVGVEASAAVFDVTDQKAVATGVEKVEQTLGPIDILISNAGMQHRAPLEDFPPEKFDEMLRTNVASVFYVGQAVARFMIARGRGKIINVASVQAELARPGIAPYTATKGAVRNLTRGMSADWARHGLQVNALAPGYFRTPLNKTLIEDPKFTAWLEGRTPAGRWGNVEELVGAAVFLASMASSFVSGQMIVVDGGLTTSL, from the coding sequence ATGACATTTCCACTTTTCGATCTTGCCGGGCAGCGCGCGCTGATCACTGGTTCCAGCCAGGGGATCGGCTTTGCGCTGGCGCAGGGACTTGGTGCTCATGGCGCCACCTTGGTAATCAACGGGCGCAATTCCGAGCGTGTTGAGGAGGCGGTGTCGCGGCTGCTTGCTGTGGGGGTGGAAGCGTCGGCTGCGGTGTTCGATGTCACCGACCAGAAGGCTGTTGCCACCGGCGTGGAGAAGGTGGAGCAGACGCTCGGGCCGATCGACATTCTAATCAGCAATGCTGGCATGCAGCACCGTGCGCCGCTCGAGGATTTTCCGCCCGAAAAATTCGATGAGATGCTGCGTACCAACGTGGCGAGCGTGTTCTATGTCGGCCAGGCGGTGGCACGATTCATGATTGCGCGGGGTCGCGGTAAAATCATCAATGTGGCCTCGGTGCAGGCCGAGCTGGCGAGGCCCGGCATCGCGCCCTACACCGCCACCAAGGGAGCGGTGCGCAACCTCACGCGAGGCATGTCGGCCGACTGGGCGCGCCATGGGCTGCAGGTCAATGCGCTGGCGCCGGGATATTTCAGGACGCCACTCAACAAGACTCTGATCGAGGATCCAAAATTCACCGCATGGCTGGAAGGGCGCACGCCGGCCGGTCGGTGGGGCAATGTCGAGGAACTGGTAGGCGCGGCGGTGTTTCTGGCTTCCATGGCATCGTCCTTCGTTAGCGGGCAGATGATCGTTGTCGATGGCGGGCTGACCACGAGCCTGTGA